The Thermococcus sp. genome has a segment encoding these proteins:
- the rpsJ gene encoding 30S ribosomal protein S10 — MQKARIKLASTNIKALNEVTDQIKQIAERTGVRMSGPIPLPTKRIRITTRKSPDGEGSATFDRWELRVHKRLVDIEADERAMRQIMRIRVPEDVTIEIELIS, encoded by the coding sequence ATGCAGAAGGCGAGGATTAAGCTTGCTAGTACAAACATCAAGGCCCTCAACGAGGTCACAGACCAAATTAAGCAGATAGCCGAGAGAACCGGTGTCAGGATGAGTGGTCCGATACCGCTCCCGACCAAGAGGATAAGGATAACCACCAGAAAGAGCCCGGACGGAGAGGGTTCGGCCACCTTCGACCGCTGGGAGCTTCGCGTTCACAAGAGGCTCGTCGACATCGAGGCCGACGAAAGGGCCATGCGCCAGATTATGCGCATCCGCGTTCCCGAGGACGTCACCATCGAGATTGAGCTCATCTCCTGA